The Epinephelus lanceolatus isolate andai-2023 chromosome 13, ASM4190304v1, whole genome shotgun sequence genomic interval gagacctgtgtggataattcagctcatggtgaaaacctcctgaacatctggatcttaaagggatagtgcactcaaaaatgaaaattcagccattatctactcacccatatgccgagggaggctcaggttaAGTTTTAgggtcctcacatcacttgcggagatccaaggggagagggggtagcaacacaactccacctaatggaggctgacggtaccccagattcaaatgccaaaaacacataattgaaaccacaaaatatctccatactgctcgtccgtagtgatccaagtgtcctgaagccccgacataaaaagttgtctggaaaaatgtcatttgaactctgtttttagcctcattgtagcctgtagctctaaccgcctctctgtgcaccgcgctcacatgtgcgcgcgagaccagcgaaagcgcgtgaacacacatgaacgtggTGCCCATGTCTCGCGGTCTCGTGAGACGTTTTTCCAGACAAcattttatgtcggggcttcaggacacttggatcactatggacgagcagtatgaaGATATTtggtggtttcaattatgtgtttttggatttgaatctggggcgccgtaagcctccattaggtggagttgtgttgctaccccctctccccgtggatctccgcaagtgatgtgaggactctaaaacttcacctgagcctccatcggcatatgggtgagtagataatggctgaattttcatttttgggtgcactatccctttaagttatcaaagaaaaatGGTGAGAACACCTTAGCAAGCGCTGGGGTAACAGCCCATCTCTGACAAGCCTAAtggcatcagagaaacactgatttgtataataaaactgctttattcagtatctttactggtttaaatcaactGGTCAAatttttttggagaggaagagacctgtgcagataatttggctcctggtgaaaacctcctgactaatgaacactaaaggataaccaactgaggcatttcagatggttgcaatttgcaatcctgaccactagatgccactaaatccccctaaatcttacacactgttcctttatgAAACATTTTGACTAGACTACAGATGGACATCATTTAATCAGTACCTCTAATTTCCAGAGGAAAATAATTAGTACACTCAACAGAACAACAAACGTACAGGTACAAAGGTACACAAATGCAGCTTCAGTTGTCATGGTTTTAATAAACTGATATCCCCTGAGATTAAAACTAGCTCCCAAACTGTGTACATTTATCAACAGCTGGATGAATGTGGTTTTTAGTGCTTTTTAACGATcgagacattcaggaggtttttacaccTGGTGATTtcaaccggtaaaaacactgactgaagcagtttcacattaataaATAAGTGTTTTTCTGATTCTGCTCATCGGAGGGGGTCTGCtgactacagtggctgacacaaaaaacgccaatggccttatctagagccaatgtttggtttgtccgttctgggctactgtagaaacagctAATTAAAAGGTAgggaaaacacaacgattcttattttctggTGCTTAAACACACAGGAAATCACACCTATTATCCCAATAATTCTACACtagacactggacctttaaatcacaACTTTTTTGGCCTGTTACCTtttgaaacaaaataaagttaaCCTGCAAAGTAGCTGTGAGCATTTCACACAAAAAGTGATTTTCACCTTCTCAGATTGCTGGATTTAACACTGTCACTGAACATGTGAAAATCAAAGATATGAGAAATATAATCTGTCATCTTTTCCTCACTTGTTTACCATCTTAAGACCCCTTAAAGAGATCCTAACCCCCAGGTTGAGAGCCACTatattaatatacagtacaggccaaaagtttggacacaccttctcattcaatgcgttttctttattttcatgactatttacattgtagattctcactgaaggcatcaaaactatgaatgaacacatgtggagttatgtacttaacaaaaaaaggtgaaataactgaaaacatgttttatattctagtttcttcaaaatagccaccctttgctctgattactgctttgcacactcttggcattctctccatgagcttcaagaggtagtcacctgaaatggttttccaacagtcttgaaggagttcccagaggtgtttagcacttgttggcccctttgccttcactctgcggtccagctcaccccaaaccatctggattgggttcaggtccagtgactgtggaggccaggtcatctgccgcagcactccatcactctccttcttggtcaaatagcccttacacagcctggaggtgtgtttggggtcattgtcctgttgaaaaataaatgatcgtccaactaaacacaaaccggatgggatggcatgtcgctgcaggatgctgtggtagccatgctggttcagtgtgccttcaattttgaataaatccccaacagtgtcaccagcaaaacacccccacaccatcacacctccttctccatgcttcacagtgggaaccaggcatgtggaatccatccgttcaccttttctgcgtctcacaaagacacggcggttggaaccaaagatctcaaatttggactcatcagaccaaagcacagatttccactggtctaatgtccattccttgtgtttcttggcccaaacaaatctcttctgcttgttgcctctccttagcagtggtttcctagcagctatttgaccatgaaggcctgattggcgcagtctcctcttaacagttgttctagagatgggtctgctgctagaactctgtgtggcattcatctggtctctgatctgagctgctgttaacttgcgatttctgaggctggtgactcggatgaacttatcctcagaagcagaggtaactcttggtcttcctttcctgggtcggtcctcatgtgtgccagtttcgttgtagcgcttgatggtttttgcgactccacttggggacacatttaaagtttttgcaattttccggactgactgaccttcatttcttaaagtaatgatggccactcgtttttctttagttagctgattggttcttgccataatatgaattttaacagttgtccaatagggctgtcggctgtgtattaacctgacttctgcacaacacaactgatggtcccaaccccattgataaagcaagaaattccactaattaaccctgataaggcacacctgtgaagtggaaaccatttcaggtgactacctctcgaagctcatggagagaatgccaagagtgtgcaaagcagtaatcagagcaaagggtggctattttgaagaaactagaatataaaacatgttttcagttatttcacctttttttgttaagtacataactccacatgtgttcattcatagttttgatgccttcagtgagaatctacaatgtaaatagtcattaaaataaagaaaacgcattgaatgagaaggtgtgtccaaacttttggcctgtactgtatatggccTGATTAGGGTCCCTGCCAGGACACCACATACCTGGTTTTGCTTTCTGCTTCTCCCGCAGTTTCATCTTCTCTTCATGGATCTGTTTGCCGCTCATCAGCTTGTAGACGGGAGGATCTTTGCTTCCACTGAGCAGCACCAATTTGAGACCCTGCGTGTCCATCATTCTGATAACATTTGCACGGTGCATGATGCCCAGGTTCTCGCCTGTCTCACTAATCACCTGTATCTCACGCTGTGGGATGCTGTGGCCAACGTGGCTGAGTGTGGCATGACCTCTGGGatcctgcttttttttctttggtggcAGAGTCTCTTTTGTGTCATCTACAGCAGTAGAGAATGGAGAACATCTCCAGGAGGAAGTGATGATGTTGGATCTTCCGCTGCATATGGTAAATCTAGATGCTGGTGTCCAGCAGGCACGGCTGTCACCACATGCAGCTCTCAATGCGTGGCTTAGCACCCACCTGAGACAACCTACAGACATTTCCTAGATAAGAAAAGAGAGGGGACAATTTACTTAGCAGGCGTTTAACACAGCTCTGTTTGCTCACCATCAGTGTATGAGAATGTTGTGTATTTTAGGTTCATCAGATATAATGTGGCTGACGCATACATACGGTTGCTTTCCTTATATTTTCTCTTGCCTCTGTAGGTAATGTAAATAATGTCTTGTAAGGCCATAtgtgagttttatttatttttcatctaaCTCTACAGGTTAGGCAGATCtgataacacaaaaaaataattcatgaaTGTTCAGTTAAATGGCATCTCTCCATCCCTAGCAACAGTACAAACACAATGCATCGACAGTCAGTTCATACAGTTGCGAAATAGTTTTCCAGTTTCCTCAGCACCCCGTCCAGCCAGCCTCCGTTAAAAAAGCGACCAATTAAAGTTTGCCTTATTTATTTGTCACTGCACACGTCACAAACATCACAAATAAGACATTTTTCAAACCCTCAGGGTACACTGCGGTATTCGGGATACTATATGCTTATTTAAAGACTTAGTTTTGGAAGTTTTACACACATTTACCTCTCACAGAAGTTGGTTCATCTGGCATTATGACAAGCGTCCGCAGATAAAATACTCAGGTGGTTAACCACTAGAAGTAGGTTGCAAAGCtaccatttaattaaaaaaacaccagtAATGTTATGCCGAATTGACAAGCGGACCTTACTTATTAGTAAAATGCCTCGCAATGAATGCACCGTGTCGCACTTGGTTTTAAATTAACGGAGGAACGCTAAAATGTGAGATTTTCGATGGCAGTCTGGAGTTAACCGAGGGAGCTGTTTATCGTCATGTTGGTTTATTAGAGTCGGCCTTACATTATGGAAACAGTGTTATTTGAATAAGTGAGATTTCAATGTCATTGCCACTTAAAACAAGTTGTCCTAGACGTGTTAACTTGTTCTTACattaacgttaacgttacacaCAAAACGAAGTCCTGGGTTAAAACATGAATGCAGGCACAAATGCTCCAATACgcgataaaaagtaaatatcgCCAGTCAGTAAATTCCCTAAAtgtgtcttgtgtttttgtgctttttacTCACTGTAGCTCAATGTCGTTATTTCACGCTCTCTGCAGGGTGACTGTTTGCTGTACCTTCTTCCGCCATGTTcttctttgtttaatttaatttgtgtcACAGCGGATGCAAAAGTCACGATGCCGCCATCTTGTGTACAAAAGCAGAAGTCGCCATTACTCCATCAGAGGGTCAGGGGATAATGGAGGTTAAATAAATTTAACTAGTAGTTTGATTAATGGTCAAATTCGTGGCTATGTAGGTGCTAACTGTTCACCAGCTAGGACTAGCTACAACTTCGTTAGCTTTGTCTGAATGCTGTGTGGTGCAGGTAGCAAACATACAGCGGGTTTATTAGAGGTTTTTCACTCAAATAATAaatgagagtgaaccaaaacagtagcGTAATATCGTGAATGTAAAACAATAACCTGTAAGATGGTTAAACACTCGGGTTTGTCCTACACccgcagccagttagcttatcttagcttagcataaaggctaGCTAGGAACAGGAGTAAACGGCTAGCCTGGCTCCATTCAAAGTGAGCCTTGTGTGAATAAcactaaaaaaaatctttttatttgttccacaatggcaacatttagtAAGTAAAAAGTAAATTATAGCATAgttcataataataatttgtaaaTTGCACCATGTACTTATTGTCTTATTATCACTGACTAGTGTGACGGCTAATTTAACATCAATATGGTCAAATGAAGATATTGAAAATTAGCTGTTGATGCTCACTTCCAAGCAAAGCTTTTTCTGTTCATCATTATGAATTAAGACCCCATGTACATTTCTGTTAAATTGTATTGCTGAAGTCAGCCCACAATTCATACAAAATAAAGCCGCCTTTCCTCACTGTCACAACAACCCTCTCCCTCCAGCATCCTCCCTTAATCCCCTCTCACCAAATTTCACAAAAAGTCAAAAATTCACTAAATAAATTTCCCACAAGTAAAAAGAGGCTTTAGGTCTAAAATTCATTAAAAACTGTCCCCTATAGCCCCACAAACAGTCTGATGAACGCATCTTTTGATTCAGGCTGGTACAACTAACAAAATCCAGCTAGTCCATTAATATTTCTATAGTTGATTATTGTTCTGCACACACGAAGAGGCTGGGAACCACTAATGTAGAGCATAAAGAGCACATGCGATGGTTTTCTATTTATTATCAAAGTCTTTCAGCACTGTCCCAATCACACAAAGCATATTTGAGTGAATGCGACAAAATTAGATACAAGATAACCAAGCTATGATTAGCTGTGTAATCAATTGTTTGTAACAGTCATCTGACTTTTTCTCAGCTGTCTGAACGCCAAGCAGGGTTCACAACCCGATCTTAATTTTATGCACATTATATGAAGGTATAGTTCATCTATTTGTAGCAGGATGAAGTGCTCTCCCATGGGTGAGTGTGCTGCGTTGCTCTCCCCTACCTTATTAGCCAATCCGCACCTGAGGCCACCTTATTTAGGGAGGCAGTGTCCATCTCGCCTTCCTCTTGCTCTTTGGCTCTGAGGCCCACCCACATCCAGGTCgcctcacttcctcctcttcgcCATCGCCTGTGCAGACGTCCGACGGGCGGACGCTGCGCCTGTGGGGTTGGCTCGCCGGTAATCTGCCATTCAATGCGCTATTGGTCAGCCGCGTTTGCCACTGCCGCTGGGAGACCTGAAGTGCTCCGACCCtctccagtgtgtgtgcgtcATCGACGCTGCCTGATCGATGTTAATTGATATGCGGTGTGACGCTGTCTGAAGACCCGCTGCTGCTTTGCTGCATGTTTTGCTTAGTGCGCTGCTCGCATCACTCCTGTGCTGGCTTTAATCTGCTGGGCTCTGCACGTGCTTGCTGTATGCGTATGGCTGGGCTGGATGGGATGTTCTGTGCCCACCGACAGAACTTCTTCCCCCCTATTAGCTCCTCTTTCTTTTGCCTCAGCCCTGATGCAGCATGTGTTGGTTTTGATTTTCTTATGTTGGATTAattcttgttgttttggttttgtttaatcagatcttattttcttttcagATTAGTAATTAATTACCTTTGATGGACTGtagctcctttttttttttttctctcttacaTTAGGATTACTTTGTGATTTGTTTGGTCAAGGTGCCTGAGTTTTGTAAATTCTGGTAGCGGGACTTtcatcatttgatttattttgtgtataaATGTTATTCCTAGtaaatcatttgtttttcttttgttagcTTATTTTGTTAACCATTAAATTGAGTTATTTTTGGCAGCTACAGTGACTATTTTGTTAAGTTGGTTAATGTGTAACCTTGGTTGCTGCCTATctttaagtctcatttatttatttggttatTTTGCTTATtgggttgttttgtttgctttgcttGCTTGTTTTGGAGTTATCCCcttctttaatattttctttttcttgtttttttcaggtgcTGGAAGCTTACGGTGGCAGTCCTGGTGTCCTGGTAGTGGGGTTCCCCCTTttcttttggtgtgtgtgtgtgcggtgcgACCCCTCCTCAGTTATTTGGTTTTGGTGTTTGGGTGACACGAGCAAGTGGGGTGCTTTTCTCCCTGGGTTCCTTCACCTCCCCGTTCTCCTAGTCTCCCCCACTGGTAAGCTCCAGCCCTGTTTGTGCATTTCTTTCTGTTAAAGAGCCACATGCAAGGCTTCTTTTAATATATGTTGGttttatgaaattttgtaataaaaaaaatatatatatatttttataactGGAACCACGTCTCCTGCTCCTTAAGTAAAACGAACCTGAGTGCCTTGGCATTAGCTCCAATAAGGTAAAAcaaaactatttcctggggtgAAATTCCCAAGGTGGCATTGTCTGGTTTGGTTGGTCATTCCCTAATACTTAAACCTCCCACTCGTATGCTGATCACCACATATTAAATCATCACAATCTTGGTAACATCAAATATGAGTCAGCTGAAGATAAAGTCAGGAACCACAGCTCCGCAGCAtgtcaaaaatgcatttttatttatgtttttgaaaCCACTGAACTATCACAGACGCTGTTTTGAATACTTTCTCAGGAGAGATTGTTATCAATGTGATAGCGTGACAGCTGTGGAAAATGCAGTTACAACACTTTACAGGTGTGCAGGCCAAGTTGAGGTCAAAATGAAGGCCGAGGTCGGAGATGGGTTTGGTCTGGCCACAGGCACCGGAAATAGGGGAGTAGGAAGATGGGAAGGGGCCATTACTGTATGCAAGCCCATTCCTTACACGTTTTCTAAGTCTGATTATATTAATTACTTTTTGTGGCCCAGTCagtgtttaaatatttaacttAATGATTTAGATGTAAACTTTCTTCACTCTTTACAATGAAACTTTGCTCTTTGGCATTTACCACTTACACTTATGGCAGTCTTGTCTGAAAAATGATCAGGTATTCTTGGGGAGTTATTTGGTATTTACACATTTAATATAACTTTCTTACAACAAATATGCACACAAGCTACTGTACATCAAACCCACAACCAAATTCATTCCTTGAATTCACCGAGGCATGATGTTGCTTTGCATAGgaaaatgacattttgttttttcaggaacTCTGAATTTGCAAAACAAAATACTTGCAGCGGGCTGCCATGCAAAGTCAGGCGACAACATATCCATGTAGAGAAAGGCTCAGTTGCGTCCGTTTACTGCTGACGTTCGGTGCTTTGACTTTACTTCAGCCAGAGAAAGGTAAGAATTAAAATCCTTTTGGCCGATAATTCatatggagagaaaaaaaaagtatttgaaaTGATACTTATTCATCTACTGTAGCAGTGAATGGATCACACAACAAGACTTAATGCCATCAAACAAACATGAGCTGGATGACTTGGATTTTGTTTGTGAGCCTTCTTTGGATTTATTCTGTTTGTAAGTAAACACAGTCTCATAATGTTGAAGTCTAGTAGCCAGTATCACATTGTATTATTCTCCTTTAGCATGAAAACAGAGACCTGAAAAAGTCCTAAGATCTACCTTGGTTAATATAAGGTCTGAAGGTGTGAAGAATATGGTACtttttgtttaatgtgttaTCTGATTTGATTAAAGGTATTTCAGACGCTGAAAAATGCcctcaaaaatataaaaaactcaAATGTGTGAAGCAGCAGAAGACAAGTCTTGTCATTGGTGATGACTTCAGAGGCTTCTTCAATGGAGGCAGGAATCAGAGTGAGTCAAAACTATGACAAACTTTTTAAATACAGTTGTTGTTGATTATTGTTAGAGAGCAAAACATCATGCTAAGTGTGCGAGGAAGGGTGCACCTTTTAAGGATTTAATTGGTAACCTGTATGCAGGGAGGGAAAGCGAGAATGATTCCACTCAAATATACCACCTGAACACAGAGTATCAGTTATCCGAGTAAATTGTTTAGGGCCACTTATATAATGTTTTAGCTTCTTGGAATTTCAGAAAATAAGAtgtccatttatttttttgctaaaaTGATCCAGCCTGTTGTAATCTATGTGCACATTTGGTATGCTAGAAACAGTCCTTTCTTACACCACCTTTGAATGCACACAAATTCAATCATGTACTTTATGAGGCAACCTTTAACATAACCGTCTTTCACACGAAAAACATCCttaaaaatatatctttttttatttccccttcaaacagctgtacttattcaagtttctcaccaaaagtTAAGGGGAGCGGGGCTGGGGGCCAAGGGGTGGCAGGAACCCAGAAAAAATGCCTGAGGCTTTGTAGTTATGTTGTTATGAccttatgtaatattttaaaataatagtagtaatagtgtTAGCAAAAAATAGTAGaagataaacattttgatttttttttcttcacccaTTTGTGGCGCCCTGATTAGTGGTGCCATATAGGGGAGAAAAGTTAGAACGATTTCAAGGGCCCTGACTGACAGGGGCCCCAGAAATAggtaaaaatgaatataaaattattaaaccatcatcattaagaatttttcttttcaatagtaataaaattaatgatctctttgtttttacttgtttttggcAGTAAAAATTAAATATCCCCATTGACCAAAAAGTAAACATCCATATTGACTGACCACCCCCCTGCATctgcatgaaatggtttggtcctgCCTTAGCACACTGATGGTGATGGTGCCTAGTAGCAATCAGCAGTTGCACTAGAACGCTATAGTCCTCATCATGCTACCtggtactaaaaaaaaaatctggttttcacaaaaggaaagagaaaggagagagatgaGAGGCAAAAGAAAGGGTGTCAATGTGTGAGCCAGTGTTTCTCCAAGAAAGGTGGGTAGCATGGGCGTGGTAGTGGGGGGAAAAGTGGACCTGACTACCCAGGGCCCGAGTAGGGAGAGGGGCCCATGAAAatcctgacttttttttttttttttgtggtgtttttatttCGAATGAATTGGGCACTGCAATTAATTGGTGtcataatttatttcaaatatattgATAACATCAACTGAGAGAATGAACTTTATGTCACAGTCCTCCCACATATTGGACATTCTGGGGGCCCCCTCTTGGAGgcgcaaaatggtttagtccgccTGACAGCGACCGGCGACAAGTGTAACGTCAGTGAGCCCAGATTGAATGACCTGGGGGCTAGACATCATGCTGCCCAAAAAGCATAAATAAGGGTATCAAAAgaagcaagagaggaaagaaaaagaaagaaggcaGAATGAGGGGAGGCAGCTGTTGACTGCTTTCTTTCCCAAAGGTGAACCGAGTTTGCTTGTTATGCAAAGTCCAATTAAAGTTAACATAGTCCACtccagacagctgctgctgatgtttgtatGCTCACGTGAAGTCTTTAGCTTAGCTAGTTGCCAACCAGGCTGCTTGGGGCTGTAAGTATAAAGACAATTATGATTTTTGCCATACATttttgctatatatatatgtatatatatatatatatatatatatatatatatatatatatatatatatatatatatatatatatatatatatatatatatgtatatatatgtatatatatatagagagagagagagagagagaaagaaacataGAAAAACAATTAGCTATTCCTCTCAATCTGGCTGAAAAAtggcttaaaacatttttgcctCTGCAACTTGCTGACCATGATGAATACTGTGTGTTATAGCAAATAATTAGGCTAGTCTAAGCATCAGTTGTAGGAAAGCATATCTGATGTTTACTTCACGTTGTACTTTTAATGAACATATTTGCAACCTTTCACATTATCTTTGTACTTGTTCTAAATGGTAGATGCCTCTTGTGGATTATTACCAGTTATGACTGTTTGGTTGACAGCCTTAGAGCTCAgcccatagcaacacaaaaatgcGCCCCATTTAAAAGACAATCTGTCAACATAATAAGCAATGCTTGGCTGtatgtttcattattttcagcAGTTTATCTTGGACTGAAATGGCTCTAGAAATATAAAGTGAGCTTGCTTTAAAAAGTAGGTTGGGTTATTTGTATGTTAAGAGGCTAATACCAattctttattcttgtagatgtAGAGAGTTCTGCATCAGATGCTGAAGGCAAGGAATGGTGTAGCTTAAAACCCTAtttatgcttttttattttaaataaataccccttttttttctttttctttttttttttttttttgctcacgcGCCTCGTGCACTGGCATGGATAGGGGCCCACTGACATTGAGAGTGTACAGGgtccagaatttggtgctacgcccctgtcccttgtctcttttccctgtttatttggcttagctatcagtcaatatgtagagtctatccaatagctacttttacattttaaaaaatgttttcatctttgtcaccatggataatgtttagctttaagctagatcaggccagtttgttcataattgctagcagttaatgttattcttactttcttgttctttcctttgtatattatgaaTCTGATCACTTCggccactcatccacaatttgaagggcatgccataattatataatgtaacttctatgttgtgatatgctttgttttagtgtgtgtgttgctcagaattgcctaattttgccttaaattgcccggccccaaccattgctgcacagcagctataatttttattacatttcagtatattgatatatatttatttagtaTATGATCTTACCTGGTGGTTcaatactattattattgttgtacaTTTCAAACTATGTCACTACTGGCCACTCAGTGGACACAGGGTGTTAAATAATCCTTTGACATGCTGAAATCTACATTTTTTTAGCTTGCTATAGGCATTTTGTTTTAGCCATCAGTTGCATATTATGGCGCCTTTTGTTCCTCCCCCTGGTGGGTGTGGTTGTCAGAGTAAAGCAAGTAAGTAGgtagtttttaatttaatcatttgAGTAACTCTGGTTTTGGATTACTGCTGTAAAAGTATGCAAGAGATGTAATATGAAATGACTACGTGACATGAAAAGActgctttctctgcctctcagcAGGAATGGGTTGCATCGT includes:
- the mtif3 gene encoding translation initiation factor IF-3, mitochondrial, producing MSVGCLRWVLSHALRAACGDSRACWTPASRFTICSGRSNIITSSWRCSPFSTAVDDTKETLPPKKKKQDPRGHATLSHVGHSIPQREIQVISETGENLGIMHRANVIRMMDTQGLKLVLLSGSKDPPVYKLMSGKQIHEEKMKLREKQKAKPAPVQVKEVSFSSGIAAHDLSTKLKQVESWLEKKNHVRITLRSRRWTPADNLDQALEQIVQQLEVTVGFVATPKLIQEGQAAMCIIRPPSAKEQLKMKKEAAASQSADSNPTATESKTSPDSDTDTTDGPIQQ